The genome window GAATTTTTCCTCAAAAGTCGCCGTCAGTACGACCGGCCACTCAACCAGCGAAGCCACCTCTTCCAGCAGGCTGTCGCTCAGATCCGGATTGCCGCCGATCCCGCGCGCCGCCGCTTCGGCGTCCGCTTTGATTTTGGCTTTACGCGCTTCGTAATCTGCCATCACTTTACCGCGCGTTTCCAGAATCTCCGGATACTGGTCAGCGTGATCGATGGTGAACTCCGGCTCGCCCATAAAACGATGCCCGCGCAGCGTGCGGCCTGATTCGATGCCCAGAATGGTAGCCGGGATCAACTCGTCACCCAGCAGCAGCGTAACGGTATGTACCGGACGCACAAACTGCACGTCGCTGTCGCCCCAACGCATCAGCTTCGGTACCGGCAGTTTTGCCAGCGCCGTGGCGATCATGCCCGGCAGCAGCTTCTGGGCGCTCTCGCCCTGCACCTGGGCGCGATACATCAGCCACTCGCCCTTATCGGTTTTCAGACGCTCGGCCTGATCCACGGTAATGCCGCAGCCGCGTGCCCAGCCTTCAGCCGCTTTGGTCGGCGCGCCGCTGGCATCAAAGGCCGCAGCGATGGCCGGGCCGCGTTTTTCAATTTCGCGATCCGGTTGAGCCGCGCTCAGGTTGGCCACTTTCAGCGCCAGACGACGCGGTGCGGCATACCATTTCACCTCGCCGTGGGCGAGGCCCGCGCTATCCAGTTCGGCGGTTAGCTGAGCGGCAAAAGATTCCGCCAGGTTACGTAGCGCTTTTGGTGGCAGCTCTTCGGTGCCAATTTCCACCAGAAAAGTTTTGTCAGTCATGGCTGCCTCTTATTTGTTGTTATTGCACATCGGGAAGCCCAGCGCCTCACGGGAGGCGTAGTAGGCTTCAGCCACGGCTTTGGTCAGGGTGCGAATACGCAGAATATAGCGCTGACGCTCGGTAACCGAGATCGCTTTGCGGGCATCCAGCAGGTTAAAGCTGTGCGCCGCTTTCAGAATGCGCTCGTAGGCCGGTAGCGGCAGCGGTTTTTCCAGCGCCAGCAGCATCTGCGCCTCTTTTTCATACTGCTCAAAGCAGGTGAAAAGGAAATCCACATCGGCGTATTCGAAGTTATAAGTGGACTGCTCAACTTCGTTCTGATGGAACACGTCACCGTAGGTGGTTTTACCCAGCGGGCCATCGCTCCAGACCAGATCGTAAACGCTGTCAACGCCCTGGATATACATCGCCAGGCGCTCCAGGCCGTAAGTGATTTCACCGGTAACCGGTTTGCACTCCAGTCCGCCAACCTGCTGGAAGTAAGTGAACTGCGTGACTTCCATACCGTTCAGCCAGACTTCCCAGCCGAGACCCCAGGCACCCAGCGTCGGGTTTTCCCAGTTGTCTTCCACAAAGCGGATGTCATGAACGCCAGGATCGATGCCCAGCTCTTTCAGCGAGCCAAGATAAAGTTCCTGGATGTTGTCTGGTGACGGCTTAATGATCACCTGGAACTGATAATAATGTTGCAGACGGTTCGGGTTTTCCCCGTAGCGCCCGTCGGTGGGACGGCGAGAAGGCTGCACATAGGCAGCGGCGATAGGCTCCGGGCCCAGCGCTCGCAGGCAGGTCATCGGGTGAGAAGTGCCAGCGCCTACTTCCATGTCCAGCGGTTGAACAATGGTGCAGCCCTGACGCGCCCAGTAATCCTGCAAGGTCAGGATCAGGCCCTGAAAGGTTTTGGTATCAAACTTTTGCATGTTGAATTCGCACGCGATACGGGTGAGTTAAAAAAGTGTGCGCCAGTATACCCTTTGACCGGGCGTTATGCAGCCTGTGATCTCGTCTGGCCGCCGCTTTGTTTCATCAGGGTTCAACTGCAGGCGACGGCGGGATGGAATCTGATTCCTGCTGGCGAAAAGTTGTTGAAGCGCGGCGGCCTGGCTACGCTCATAAACGTAAGTGCTCGCTTTATGAGGAAAAAATGTCGGCGCAAAAGATTAGCTGGATAGATAATTTACGTGCGGTGGCCTGCCTGATGGTCATCATGATCCATACCACTACCTGGTATATCACCAACAGCGGCCAGGTGGCGGAATCTGCCTGGGATAGCGCAAATCTGCTGAACTCCGCTTCGCGCGTCTGCGTACCGCTGTTCTTTATGATTTCCGGCTACCTGTTTTTCGGCGAGCGCAGCGCGCAGCCGCGTCATTTTCTGCGCATTGTGCTCTGTTTGCTGTTTTACAGCGCCGTCGCGCTGATCTATATCAGCTGGCTGACGCCGATCAGCGAAAAACTTTCGCTGCTGCATCTGCTACAGAAACCGGTGTTTTATCACCTGTGGTTTTTCTTTGCGATTATCACTATCTACCTGTTTTCGCCGCTGATTCAGGTGAAACCGGCCACGGCGCGCTACGTTATCGTGATGGTCCTGGTGGTAGCGGTACTGGCGAATCCGAATACCGTCGAGCAGGACGCAGGCCGCTTTCAGTGGCTGCCGGTAAACCTCTATATCAGCGGAGACAGCATCTACTATCTGCTCTATGCCCTGCTGGGCCGCGCGCTTGGCACCATGCAGTGTGACAGGCGCGGCGTGAGTTGGCTGATGGCGCTGCTGTTTATCGTCTGCGTGGCGGGCATCTCGGTCGGCACCAAAAAAGAGCTGCATGTTAACGGTGCATTTTCCGATCTCTGGTATCTCTACTGCGGGCCGTTGGTGTTTATCGGCGCGCTGAGCCTGTTTATCCTGTTTAAAAACTGCCTTAACCGACCCCTGCCTGGACTGGCTCTGATTTCGCGCAACTCCCTGCCGATCTATGGCTTTCATGCGCTGTTCATCCACTTTATGCGTACGCACTATCTGGACCATAAACAGTGGCCGCTGCTGGATATTGCGCTGGTTTTCACCACTACGCTGGCGGGCAGCCTGCTGCTCGCGCTGGCGTTGCGCCGCCTCGACCGGCGTCACCTGGTAAGTTAATGCTGCGACTTTTTCTGGCTCAGCGTTAGCCCCACATCGCCGCCCGGATGCACAGCCAGCAGTGTCTCTGTTGAATAGCCGCTTTCACTCATCAGGCAGGCACAGGCCGCATCGAATATCGCCAGCACCAGAATAATCGAGGTGGTGGCCAGCATATTTAACGGATCGGCTTCGCGCTGCACGCCGGTTTGTTTTACATCGACGATAACGGCGTGCTGATTTGCCGGGATAAGACGATACCCTAAATAATTCGGGCTGCAGGAAGACGGCGACGCAGGGACAAATTCGTCCGGAACGAATTTGAACAGCCGTAGGGTTGAATAAAAATGGATAAGCAAACTATATTTGACGCTGAAATTTAGAATAAGTTAATAGGCTATATAAATTTTGAATAGTGAAGATGGTTCATCTATAGATAGATTTTTGAGTTTGAATATGGGAAATATCCTGACTTGTTGAAATGTAATAAATAATATAAAAACAGAATACCAACTGATTTCTTGCCCAGGGCTGGCGTAAACTCCCCGCGCACATAAATTAAACAGGATGTTTAATATGGGAGCGAGTCTGCCAGGGAACCGCCTTATCTGCCTGTCACGGGATACCCTTGCCCCTGAATCATTTGAACGGATTATCAGCCCTCTTGCGGCATGGAAACACATCGAACAGGACTACCGGTTTGATGACAGCTGGAACAATTCACTCTACATCGTCAATATCTTCCCAAAATTCGCCCATCCGCTTGCCGCAACGCTTCCCGAATACGGAAGGCGTTCAAAGGAACAGCTGAAAGCCCTGACGGAGCGTGGTGAGGTTGTCTGCCTGAATGATGTCTCTGTGCTGCCTGCCGGTTTGTTTTACATCGACGATAACGGCATGCTGATTTGCCGGGATAAGACGCTGTTCAGATTTGACGGGGCAAACCGCATCATCGCCGCGTTCAATCTTGCGGTGAGTAAGCGCGACTACCATCATTCTGGTGGAAAACCCGCTCCCACCTCTTCAAGGCAGCTCAGGGAAGGAAGCCAGCCGGCTGTTTACGAAACCCTTAACAGTAAAAACGTCGGTCGGTTGCTTGCCGCAGGCGGTATCTACAATGGCAACGTAGAAGGGTTCCGTAAAACGGCTGAACAGCTTGGTGGGGATGCGCCTGCGGGCTATAATCAGGTGCTGAATGAAACCACCAGAGGCGTGGCCATTGCCGGGGCATCCATTGCCGTCGGTCTGGGGATAAGGCGACTAAACACCGCCCGGGAGCTGGAGGCATTATCAGGGCAGCAAAAGATAAATCAGCCCGGGGCAGTTTCAGGTTCAGAAAGACGTACTGATGTTAGCGATCTGCCAGGTCTGACATCACGAAATTCTGCATTCAGAGCTGCAAAAGACCAGGCCGGTATTCCTAAAAGCAGCCAATTCACAACACACAAATATGTTTATGATAGTGATTTTGAAAACAGGACTGTTTATGAGTTTGATGTAAACGGAAGAAAAAAATATGTCATCCTCCACGAAGAAGACAAATATGGCCGAGGTCCACACTTCCATGCAGCTGATGATCTAAGAAACAATCCAATGGAAAAGGGTAAATATAATCAATATTCCGGCCACCATCCGGAAGATATGAATGGATTTAATGTTACAGATAAGAGAAAATGATCATGGAAAAAGAACCATCCAGAATAGAAACCCTAAAGGAAAAGGTTGAACAAAGAAGAATTGCTATAGATATTTTCGGAGAAAAAGCGGGGGAGGTTATTTTCCTCGATAGTATTACATCTAAAACAAAGCTCCTAAAATCCGACGAGATGGCATACAAAAATATAAAAATGAAGTTTAAAAGAGATAATAATGAATTAGATGAAGCTCGCCGAAAATTTGATTTAATGGTGTATGATTTTTTAAACTCCCACCCTTATGAAATTTCCTTTTTTGTTTTTGGTAAAAACGCATATGAATTAACAGTTCCAGCCTCGCTTTTTTTAAATTTCTATGGAAGTATAAAAAAGACAATAAATCAGAATGATATTATAATACATACTAAATGTTTAAGCTCTGGCTTATGCTTGCTTTTCGATGAACATTACATTTCTATATCGCAATGGCATAAATAAAAACAGGCGCCCATTATTGAATTAACCCGCGAGCGGCTGACCAGAGGCGTGGCCATTGCCGGGGCATCCATTGCCGCCGGTCTGGGGATAAGGCGACTAAACACCGCCCGGGAGCTGGAGGCATTATTAGGGCAGCAAAAAGTAAACCAGCCCGGGGCAGTTTCAGGTAGAACGAACGAGTTATCTCAACTATAACGTGAGGGACTTTTCTTCTTCAGCAATTGAAACAGGAAATGTCTGGACAATTGATATTCCGCGAGGGGTTAGCAAACCTAATGCCCCAGTGGAAATTTATTTGTTTTTTGATGTGGTAAAAGAGTTATTGGATAATCAGAGCGTTCGTTTTTGCAGCCCACAAGATCCGCCAGGTAAAGATGAACCATATTGGAATGTGGATAGCGAGACAATCATTAGTTATTTGAAGGCAAATTGGCCTCAGGGTGTAACGGATGAGAATGATGAGGAGTTAAATAATTATTTTTACTTTATTCCCGCCATATTATGGTCTGATGGTACTGGTCATTATATTGGCTCATAACAATAAAACCCCAGCGTTTTCATCCGTGAGGTAATGAAGGTGAACGTGCAGGTGCTGGATGAATAAACCGGCGCGTTCCACGTTGACAGCTTCGATATGTACCACGCAAAGCAGCGTCCATTCCTCCTGTGCATTCATCAACCCCAAATCAGGTCGGCTATGAACGCTTTACAGCGACTCGGTATCCATCAGCGGTGCCAGCTGCTGATAGATTCTGGCGAAATGCGCACGCCGCGCCTGATAACGTTGATGGCGTTGCGCATCGGGCTGATGACGCTGCGCTAAAGGCAGCGCAGGCAACAGCGCTTCCGGCGGTTGTTCGGGGCGCAGCGCCAGCTGCGCCAGGCGCGCAGCCCCCAGCGCCGGACCCACGTCGCCGCCCTGGCAATAATCCAGCGTCTGTCCGCAGATATCCGCCAGCATCTGTCGCCAGTAAGCGCTACGCGCGCCGCCACCGATCAGCATAATGCTGGATGGCCTGATGCCGCAGGCATGTACTGCATCCATCCCCTCCGCCAGCGCATAACCCACGCCTTCCAGCACCGCCTGCGCCAATTCCGGCCTGCCATGCTGATGGGTCATCCCAAAGAACACGCCTTTCGCCTGCGGATTATTATGCGGCGTGCGCTCGCCTGAAAGATAAGGCAGGAAAAACAGCGGCGGCACATCGGACCGCGCCCGTTCGGCTTCCGCCAGCAGTGCCGGCACATCGGCGCAGCCGGTCAGCGCGGCGGCCCAGTCCAGACAGGCGGCAGCGCTGAGCATCACTGACATTAAATGCCAACGATCCGGCAGCGCATGGCAGAAGCTGTGTACCGCGCTTTCCGGATTCGCCAGAAAACCCTCGCTTACCACAAAGTAAACGCCGGAGGTGCCCAGCGACAGCATGCCCTGCCCGGCGTTAATCATCCCGCTACCGATGGCGCCTGCGGCATTATCGCCGCCGCCCGCCACTACCGGTACGCTTTCCATTCCCCATTGCTGCGCCAGCTGCGAATGCAAATAGCCAGTGATCTGGTTGCCTTCAAACAACGTCGGCATTTGCGTCAGGGTCAGCCCGCAGGCGTTAAGCAGCGTTTCGCTCCAGCAGCGCTGCGCCACATCCAGCCACATGGTGCCTGCCGCATCGGACATATCGCTGGCGAAAACACCGGTCAGCCGCCAGCGCAGATAATCTTTCGGCAACAGTACTTTAGCAATACGTGTAAAAATTTCCGGCTCATGCTGCTTTACCCACAGCAGTTTGGGCGCGGTAAAGCCCGGCATCATCAGGTTACCGGTGATCCTTCGCGCTTCAGGCAGCGCCTCTTCCAGTTGCTGACACTGTGCCAGGCTGCGGCCATCGTTCCATAAAATTGCCGGACGCAGCAGCTGATGCTGCGCATCCAGCAACGTCGCGCCATGCATCTGCCCGCTCAGGCCAATGGCCTGAGCCTGGCTCAGCGGGTGCTGCTGAGCCAGCGCCCGCATCGCCTTATCGGTCGCCTGCCACCAGCTATCGGCATCCTGCTCGCTCCACAGCGGCTGCGGACGAGAAACCGTTAGCTTTTCCGTCTGGCTTGCAACCACCTCACCCTCGTCGTTCAGCAATACGACCTTCACGCCGGAGGTGCCTAAATCGATGCCGATAACCATGCTGCGATTCCCTTTGATTGATTAACGATACAGCCAGCTGTTCACCAGGTTTTCCAGTTGCTCCTGGCGGCCACTCTGATGCTGTGGATTAAACTGATGCGCTAACGCATGCGAGGCCAGCGCCGCCAGCGACATTTCACCCTGCAAAATCTGCTGGCCCAGTTCGGCATTCCAGCCGCTGTAGCGCTGCGCGACACGGCGATCCAGTTCGCCCGCTTCAATCATGCGCACCGCCACTTTTAACGCCAGCGCCATGGTATCCATCGCACCAATATGACCATAAAAAAGATCGTACTTATCGGTGCTTTGACGCCGCACTTTGGCATCAAAGTTCAGCCCGCCGGTAGAGAAACCGCCCGCCTTGATAATTTCATACATTACCAGCGCATTTTCTTCGACGCTGTTAGGGAACTGATCGGTATCCCAACCCAGCTGCGGATCGCCACGGTTGGCATCTACCGAACCGAAAATGCCCAGCGCAATCGCGGTAGCGATTTCATGATGAAAACTGTGCCCGGCCAGCGTGGCGTGGTTCGCTTCCACGTTGACTTTAATCTCTTTCTCCAGGCCAAACTGCTTCAGGAAACCATACACCGTGCCTACATCGTAGTCATACTGATGTTTGGTCGGCTCCTGCGGCTTCGGTTCGATCAGCAGCGTGCCCTGGAAGCCAGTTTTATGCTTGTGCTCCACCACCATCTGCATAAAGCGGCCCAGCTGTTCGCGCTCCTGACGCAAATCAGTATTCAGCAGGGTTTCATAACCTTCGCGTCCGCCCCACAGCACATAGTTCTCTCCACCGAGCTGGTGCGTCGCCTGCATGGCGCTGCACACCTGGCTGGCGGCCCAGGCGAACACTTCCGGGTCAGGATTTGATGCGGCGCCCGCACCGTAGCGCGGATGGGTAAAGCAGTTGGCGGTGCCCCACAGCAGTTTAACGCCGGTTTGCTGCTGTTTTTCCTGTAGCACGTCGGTCATCAGCGCCAGATTATGCTGATAGCTTTTCAGTGAATCGCCTTCCGGCGAAACATCCACATCGTGAAAACAGTAAAAAGGGACATTCAGCTTATAGAAAAACTCAAAGGCGACCTCTGCCTTACGCTTCGCCATCTCCAGCGCATCGCCCGATTTTTGCCATGGGCGATCGAACGCGCCGACGCCGAACATATCTACGCCAGTCCAGCAGAAGGTGTGCCAGTAGCAGGCGGCAAAGCGCAGATGTTCTGCCATGGTTTTACCCAGCAGGATCTCCCCAGGGTTATAGTGACGAAACGCCAGCGGATCGCTGCTGTCCGGCCCCTGATAGCTAACGCGTTCAATCTGATCGAAATAAGCCTGCATCGTTTACTCCTTAACAAGTTGACCGGAAATGGTCAGCGAAGATGGCTCTATTCTGGTAAGCGTCAGCGTCTCTCTCAATTACGTTATTTCACACCGCAATTAAGATAATTATTAACTGTGCGTCACGTCGCAAAATAGGCGGGCTGCGGCGTTTATTCCGCACCAACGCGCAAAAAATAACGTTACTGAATCTCTTTTACGCTAAAACATCGATCGCCATCATAAAACCAGCAATAAACCAAAAAACGTAATGCCGGGATAAAAATCTGTAATTGAAGAAAGCATGCGGTCAGGTCAAGAATCCAACAGCCTGTTCAGGAACCTTCTGATAAAAAACACCTCAACCTACAGGGTAATGATGATGAAAATGAAACTGACTTTACTGGCCGTTTGCGCCGCGCTGGCTCTGTTTAGCCACGCCGGCAACGCGAAAGAGGTCAAGATCGGCATGGCTATTGACGATCTGCGCCTTGAACGCTGGCAAAAAGATCGCGATATTTTCGTCAAAAAGGCTGAAGCGCTGGGTGCCAGCGTATTTGTCCAGTCGGCCAACGGCAACGAAGAAACCCAGATGGCGCAAATTGAAAATATGATTAATCGCGGCGTTGATGTGCTGGTGATTATTCCTTACAACGGCCAGGTATTAAGCAATGTGATTGCCGAAGCGAAGCAGGAAGGCATTAAAGTACTGGCTTACGATCGCATGATTAATAATGCCGATATCGATTTCTATATCTCTTTTGATAATGAAAAAGTAGGTGAACTTCAGGCGCAGAGTATTGTTAAGCAGGTGCCGCAGGGGAATTATTTCTTAATGGGCGGCTCGCCGGTGGATAATAATGCCCGTCTGTTCCGCGCAGGCCAAATGAAAGTGCTTAAGCCGCTGATTGATCAAGGCAAAATAAAAGTCGTCGGCGATCAGTGGGTGGACGCCTGGCTACCGGAAAATGCGCTGAAAATCATGGAGAACGCCCTGACCGCCAATAATAATCATATCGATGCAGTGGTTGCCTCTAATGACGCCACCGCTGGTGGCGCAATTCAGGCGCTTTCCGCGCAGGGGCTGGCGGGAAAAGTGGCTATTTCCGGTCAGGACGCGGACCTGGCGGCGATCAAGCGCATCGAGAACGGCACGCAAACCATGACGGTATATAAACCGATCAGCAAACTGGCTGATGAAGCGGCAAAAATCGCCGTTGAGCTGGGGAATGATAAACAACCACAGTCCAACGCCACGCTCAATAACGGCAAGAAAGCGGTTCCCGCCAGGCTGTTAACGCCGATCTCTGTTGATAAAAGCAATATTGACAGCACCATCGTTGCTGACGGCTTCCATAAAAAGAGCGATCTCTGAGTCCGCTGCCGCCGCACGGCGGCTATTCCATTACTGGAGAACGTCATGACCACGCTACTGGAAATGAAAAACATTACCAAGCGCTTCGGTGCCGTAAAGGCCGTGGACGATATTTCTTTGCGCCTTGAGCCGGGCGAAGTGGTGTCGTTGTGTGGCGAAAACGGCTCCGGTAAATCGACGCTGATGAAGGTGCTGTGCGGCCTCTATCCGGCGGGCGACTACGAAGGGGAGATCCTGTTTTCTGGCGAACCGCTGCGCCCTGCCAATATTCGCGATACCGAGCGCAAGGGCATCGTGATTATTCATCAGGAGCTGGCGCTGGTCCGGCAGCTTACCGTGCTGGAAAACATCTTTCTCGGCAGTGAGATCGGCCGGGGCGGCGTGGTGGATGACGAAACCATGGCGCTACGCTGTCAGCGGCTGCTGAAGCAGGTAAAGCTGGATATCTCGCCGCATACGCGCGTCGGCGATTTAGGGATTGGTCAACAGCAGCTGGTGGAAATCGCCCGCGCGTTGAACAAACAGGTGCGCCTGCTGATTCTGGATGAGCCAACCTCTTCCCTTACTGAACAGGAGACCAGCGTACTGCTGGGGATCGTTAAGGATCTGCGCGATCACGGCATCGCCTGCGTTTATATCTCGCACAAGCTCAATGAGGTTAAGGCAATATCCGACACCATCTGCGTGATTCGCGACGGCAGGCATATCGCCACCTGTGCGGCAGAGGGCCTGAGCGAGGACGATATTATTACCATGATGGTCGGGCGCGAGCTGACGGCGCTCTATCCACGTGAGCCGCATGAACAAGGCGAGGCGATCCTGCGCGTGGAAAATCTTACCGCCTGGCATCCGGTGAACCGTCATCTGCGACGGGTAAATAATGTCTCCTTTACGCTGCGACGCGGGGAGATCCTCGGTATCGCCGGGCTGGTCGGAGCCGGACGCACCGAGACCGTTCAGTGCCTGACCGGTCTCTGGCCTGGGCGCTGGGAAGGTCAGATCACCATCAAACAACATCGGGTTAATCCGCGCGGTTGGGACTGCCAGCAGGCCATTCAGCACGGCATTGCCATGGTGCCGGAAGATCGTAAAAAAGATGGCATCGTGCCGCTGCTGGGCGTAGGGAAAAACATCACCCTGGCGGCGCTGGGGCAGTTCAGCAACGCATTCTCCGTTTTGGATGAGGCGCGCGAGCAGGTTGCTATTAATGCGTCTATTCGCCAACTGCGGGTGAAAACCTCTTCCGCAGAGCTGGCGGTAGGTCGCCTGAGCGGTGGCAATCAGCAGAAGGCGGTGATCGCGAAATGCCTGCTGCTTAATCCACAAATTTTGATCCTCGACGAACCCACGCGCGGCATCGATATCGGTGCCCGCGTCGAAATTTACAAGCTGATCCATCAGCTGGTGCAACAGGGCATCGCCATTATTGTGATCTCATCCGAGCTGCCAGAAGTGCTGGGATTAAGCGATCGCGTACTGGTAATGCACGAAGGACAAATCAAAGCTGACTTGCCGAACCATAACCTGACGCAGGAACAGGTGATGGAAGCGGCCCTGCGGAGTGAACATTATGCTTAAAACCAATACCGCTATGCTGCCCGCCAGCGGCGGCGGCGCGCCAGGCAAGCTGCGCCTGCTAAATCTGCAGGTGCTGGTAATGCTGGCCGCGATTATTGTGATTATGCTGTTTTTTACCTGGATGACCGACGGCGCTTATCTGAGCGCGCGCAACGTCTCTAACCTGCTGCGCCAGACGGCGATCACCGGCATCCTCGCGGTGGGAATGGTGTTTGTGATTATCTCTGCGGAAATCGACCTGTCGGTTGGCTCAATGATGGGGCTGCTGGGCGGCGCAGCGGCGATTTTTGATGTCTGGCTGGGCTGGCCGCTGCCGTTGACCATTGTGGTTACGCTGGCGCTCGGCCTGCTGCTG of Pantoea alhagi contains these proteins:
- a CDS encoding HNH/endonuclease VII fold putative polymorphic toxin: MGASLPGNRLICLSRDTLAPESFERIISPLAAWKHIEQDYRFDDSWNNSLYIVNIFPKFAHPLAATLPEYGRRSKEQLKALTERGEVVCLNDVSVLPAGLFYIDDNGMLICRDKTLFRFDGANRIIAAFNLAVSKRDYHHSGGKPAPTSSRQLREGSQPAVYETLNSKNVGRLLAAGGIYNGNVEGFRKTAEQLGGDAPAGYNQVLNETTRGVAIAGASIAVGLGIRRLNTARELEALSGQQKINQPGAVSGSERRTDVSDLPGLTSRNSAFRAAKDQAGIPKSSQFTTHKYVYDSDFENRTVYEFDVNGRKKYVILHEEDKYGRGPHFHAADDLRNNPMEKGKYNQYSGHHPEDMNGFNVTDKRK
- a CDS encoding xylose ABC transporter ATP-binding protein, with amino-acid sequence MTTLLEMKNITKRFGAVKAVDDISLRLEPGEVVSLCGENGSGKSTLMKVLCGLYPAGDYEGEILFSGEPLRPANIRDTERKGIVIIHQELALVRQLTVLENIFLGSEIGRGGVVDDETMALRCQRLLKQVKLDISPHTRVGDLGIGQQQLVEIARALNKQVRLLILDEPTSSLTEQETSVLLGIVKDLRDHGIACVYISHKLNEVKAISDTICVIRDGRHIATCAAEGLSEDDIITMMVGRELTALYPREPHEQGEAILRVENLTAWHPVNRHLRRVNNVSFTLRRGEILGIAGLVGAGRTETVQCLTGLWPGRWEGQITIKQHRVNPRGWDCQQAIQHGIAMVPEDRKKDGIVPLLGVGKNITLAALGQFSNAFSVLDEAREQVAINASIRQLRVKTSSAELAVGRLSGGNQQKAVIAKCLLLNPQILILDEPTRGIDIGARVEIYKLIHQLVQQGIAIIVISSELPEVLGLSDRVLVMHEGQIKADLPNHNLTQEQVMEAALRSEHYA
- a CDS encoding acyltransferase, yielding MSAQKISWIDNLRAVACLMVIMIHTTTWYITNSGQVAESAWDSANLLNSASRVCVPLFFMISGYLFFGERSAQPRHFLRIVLCLLFYSAVALIYISWLTPISEKLSLLHLLQKPVFYHLWFFFAIITIYLFSPLIQVKPATARYVIVMVLVVAVLANPNTVEQDAGRFQWLPVNLYISGDSIYYLLYALLGRALGTMQCDRRGVSWLMALLFIVCVAGISVGTKKELHVNGAFSDLWYLYCGPLVFIGALSLFILFKNCLNRPLPGLALISRNSLPIYGFHALFIHFMRTHYLDHKQWPLLDIALVFTTTLAGSLLLALALRRLDRRHLVS
- the xylA gene encoding xylose isomerase; translation: MQAYFDQIERVSYQGPDSSDPLAFRHYNPGEILLGKTMAEHLRFAACYWHTFCWTGVDMFGVGAFDRPWQKSGDALEMAKRKAEVAFEFFYKLNVPFYCFHDVDVSPEGDSLKSYQHNLALMTDVLQEKQQQTGVKLLWGTANCFTHPRYGAGAASNPDPEVFAWAASQVCSAMQATHQLGGENYVLWGGREGYETLLNTDLRQEREQLGRFMQMVVEHKHKTGFQGTLLIEPKPQEPTKHQYDYDVGTVYGFLKQFGLEKEIKVNVEANHATLAGHSFHHEIATAIALGIFGSVDANRGDPQLGWDTDQFPNSVEENALVMYEIIKAGGFSTGGLNFDAKVRRQSTDKYDLFYGHIGAMDTMALALKVAVRMIEAGELDRRVAQRYSGWNAELGQQILQGEMSLAALASHALAHQFNPQHQSGRQEQLENLVNSWLYR
- the xylF gene encoding D-xylose ABC transporter substrate-binding protein; translated protein: MKMKLTLLAVCAALALFSHAGNAKEVKIGMAIDDLRLERWQKDRDIFVKKAEALGASVFVQSANGNEETQMAQIENMINRGVDVLVIIPYNGQVLSNVIAEAKQEGIKVLAYDRMINNADIDFYISFDNEKVGELQAQSIVKQVPQGNYFLMGGSPVDNNARLFRAGQMKVLKPLIDQGKIKVVGDQWVDAWLPENALKIMENALTANNNHIDAVVASNDATAGGAIQALSAQGLAGKVAISGQDADLAAIKRIENGTQTMTVYKPISKLADEAAKIAVELGNDKQPQSNATLNNGKKAVPARLLTPISVDKSNIDSTIVADGFHKKSDL
- the glyQ gene encoding glycine--tRNA ligase subunit alpha yields the protein MQKFDTKTFQGLILTLQDYWARQGCTIVQPLDMEVGAGTSHPMTCLRALGPEPIAAAYVQPSRRPTDGRYGENPNRLQHYYQFQVIIKPSPDNIQELYLGSLKELGIDPGVHDIRFVEDNWENPTLGAWGLGWEVWLNGMEVTQFTYFQQVGGLECKPVTGEITYGLERLAMYIQGVDSVYDLVWSDGPLGKTTYGDVFHQNEVEQSTYNFEYADVDFLFTCFEQYEKEAQMLLALEKPLPLPAYERILKAAHSFNLLDARKAISVTERQRYILRIRTLTKAVAEAYYASREALGFPMCNNNK
- the xylB gene encoding xylulokinase, which produces MVIGIDLGTSGVKVVLLNDEGEVVASQTEKLTVSRPQPLWSEQDADSWWQATDKAMRALAQQHPLSQAQAIGLSGQMHGATLLDAQHQLLRPAILWNDGRSLAQCQQLEEALPEARRITGNLMMPGFTAPKLLWVKQHEPEIFTRIAKVLLPKDYLRWRLTGVFASDMSDAAGTMWLDVAQRCWSETLLNACGLTLTQMPTLFEGNQITGYLHSQLAQQWGMESVPVVAGGGDNAAGAIGSGMINAGQGMLSLGTSGVYFVVSEGFLANPESAVHSFCHALPDRWHLMSVMLSAAACLDWAAALTGCADVPALLAEAERARSDVPPLFFLPYLSGERTPHNNPQAKGVFFGMTHQHGRPELAQAVLEGVGYALAEGMDAVHACGIRPSSIMLIGGGARSAYWRQMLADICGQTLDYCQGGDVGPALGAARLAQLALRPEQPPEALLPALPLAQRHQPDAQRHQRYQARRAHFARIYQQLAPLMDTESL